One Diospyros lotus cultivar Yz01 chromosome 1, ASM1463336v1, whole genome shotgun sequence genomic window carries:
- the LOC127797598 gene encoding dof zinc finger protein DOF3.6-like, which yields MEHKNMVFSSVPVCLDQTNWHQLQQPNHQLGTADENPHQLQPSQALQPQPGTIRPGSMVDRARLAKIPQPEAGIKCPRCDSTNTKFCYFNNYSLSQPRHFCKACRRYWTRGGALRNVPVGGGCRRNKRSKNSTSKSNITAAEQQTGPKSTSGSPSSCSTDISGHFPQPSPPLPFLAGFQSLAHYGGGNIGSNVGGFETQMAAAGGGGQANLAFQLGSNSDGNGGILSGGGADQWRLPFLAGFEPATNLYPFQGQGGDGQLRSMALSTGITQTAPVKMEDNQLGLQLPRQYMGIQENNQYWAGNPWTDLQGFNSSSSSHLL from the exons atggaacATAAAAACATGGTTTTCTCATCTGTTCCAGTCTGCTTAGATCAAACCAATTGGCACCAG TTACAGCAGCCGAACCATCAACTAGGAACCGCCGATGAAAACCCTCATCAGCTTCAGCCATCGCAGGCACTTCAACCTCAACCGGGCACGATCAGGCCGGGTTCCATGGTTGATCGAGCTAGGCTAGCGAAGATACCGCAACCGGAGGCAGGTATAAAGTGCCCCCGGTGCGACTCTACCAACACGAAGTTCTGCTACTTCAACAACTACAGTCTGTCACAGCCCCGCCACTTCTGCAAGGCCTGTCGCCGTTACTGGACCCGAGGCGGCGCCCTAAGGAACGTCCCTGTGGGCGGAGGCTGCCGGAGAAACAAGAGAAGCAAGAACAGCACCTCAAAATCAAATATCACGGCGGCTGAGCAGCAGACCGGACCTAAATCAACAAGTGGTAGTCCTTCCAGCTGCAGCACCGATATTTCCGGCCATTTTCCCCAGCCATCGCCGCCGTTGCCTTTCCTGGCCGGTTTTCAGAGTCTGGCTCATTATGGCGGAGGGAACATTGGCTCGAACGTCGGTGGATTTGAGACCCAGATGGCTGCTGCAGGCGGCGGAGGGCAGGCCAATTTGGCGTTTCAGTTGGGAAGTAACTCGGATGGAAACGGCGGCATTTTGTCAGGTGGAGGAGCAGATCAATGGCGATTGCCTTTCCTGGCCGGTTTTGAGCCGGCCACAAATTTGTATCCATTCCAAGGCCAAGGCGGAGATGGCCAGCTTAGGTCAATGGCATTGAGTACTGGAATTACTCAGACGGCTCCAGTGAAAATGGAAGACAACCAATTAGGGTTACAATTGCCAAGGCAGTATATGGGTATTCAAGAAAACAATCAGTATTGGGCTGGGAATCCATGGACAGATCTTCAAGGTTTTAACTCTTCTTCCTCAAGCCATCTGCTGTAA